From a single Candidatus Polarisedimenticolia bacterium genomic region:
- a CDS encoding RES family NAD+ phosphorylase — protein MRVWRICRKAHAADPLGGRGGLYAPGRWHQQGVRIVYTSATLSLAALELLVHVDRDLLPSDLVQIEIDLPDDLPMEQIKAGRLPSGWRRYPAPAALQRMGAAFIERGKTAVLRVPSAVIPDEDNLLLNSAHPAIERLKIAGRRAFVLDPRLGK, from the coding sequence GTGCGGGTCTGGCGAATCTGCCGTAAGGCGCATGCCGCCGACCCGCTCGGCGGGCGCGGTGGTCTGTACGCCCCAGGCCGATGGCACCAGCAGGGTGTCCGGATCGTCTACACCTCCGCTACCCTGTCGCTCGCGGCCCTCGAGCTGCTGGTCCACGTCGATCGGGACCTTCTGCCGTCCGATCTCGTCCAGATTGAAATCGACCTGCCGGACGACCTGCCGATGGAGCAGATCAAGGCGGGCAGGCTCCCTTCCGGCTGGAGGCGCTACCCGGCGCCTGCCGCGCTCCAGCGGATGGGCGCGGCCTTCATCGAGCGCGGGAAGACTGCCGTCCTCCGCGTTCCGTCCGCCGTCATCCCCGACGAGGACAACCTTCTGCTCAACTCCGCGCACCCGGCCATCGAACGGCTCAAGATCGCCGGCCGGCGGGCGTTCGTCCTGGATCCCCGGCTGGGAAAATAG
- a CDS encoding PQQ-dependent sugar dehydrogenase produces the protein MTPGLHMSSARAVSGAGVLPVAVLAVAVLSGAVLAVFPAEAQTVNDPGLQVETVATGLTQPTSMAFIGDDDILVLQKANGQVRRIVGGVLQPGFVLDVAVHFLSERGLLGIAVDPDFVLNRQVYLYYTESSTGADTSSSTSIPLGNRVYRYTWNGTALVNPVLILNLPVTSGPNHNGGVIAFGPDGALYVVIGDLNRNGKLQNIPTGPDPDDSGVIFRVDTNGAGLAGNPFYNALNPSDPMNRYFAYGVRNSFGLTFDPLTGDLWDTENGPNVFDEVNRVTPGFNSGWNQIMGRDVDDPQGQADLWVAPGSAYSDPEFSWNVPVAPTAPVFPSSPILGCGQLHTLLVGDNNCGQLYRFRPNAARDALTFSSPALQDTVANNAGAVCSDEMAEILFGSGFPVITDLENGPDGKLYVVALNSGAIYRLGPKAGAFPDADGDRADDRCDCAPSDAGAFARPFEVPRLRAAGGAPADLIWDTQAATAGPATAYTVVTGDARALRPDGGFASACTLARGLAATSLTDARPDPPAGSATYYLVRAENACADGTFGDGSGSPDPRDLLDATLPAACPGGVQTGGAYITFRIVNESLTAWITNGPFIDRAKELLSTGARQIPVFGTLLDGQTSDPQWTWHVDPQNVSFADAAIELCDGLPSHIEANKAYWLGTVGSYCPWSAAVSAVDDRR, from the coding sequence ATGACCCCAGGCCTGCACATGTCCTCCGCGCGCGCGGTGTCGGGCGCGGGCGTCCTTCCGGTCGCCGTGCTGGCGGTCGCCGTTCTGTCGGGAGCCGTCCTGGCGGTCTTCCCCGCCGAGGCGCAAACGGTCAACGACCCGGGGCTCCAGGTCGAGACCGTCGCCACCGGCCTGACCCAGCCGACGAGCATGGCCTTCATCGGCGACGACGACATCCTGGTGCTGCAGAAGGCGAACGGGCAGGTGCGGCGGATCGTGGGGGGCGTCCTGCAACCCGGGTTCGTGCTCGATGTGGCGGTGCATTTCCTGAGCGAGCGGGGGCTGCTCGGCATCGCCGTCGATCCCGATTTCGTCCTCAACCGCCAGGTCTATCTTTATTACACGGAGAGCTCCACCGGGGCGGACACCTCGTCCAGCACGTCCATTCCCCTGGGGAACCGCGTCTACCGCTACACCTGGAACGGGACCGCCCTGGTCAACCCGGTGCTCATCCTGAACCTGCCGGTCACGTCGGGGCCGAACCACAACGGCGGCGTCATCGCCTTCGGACCGGACGGCGCCCTGTACGTCGTCATCGGCGACCTGAACCGGAACGGCAAGCTGCAGAACATTCCGACCGGCCCCGATCCCGACGACAGCGGGGTGATCTTCCGCGTGGACACGAACGGCGCGGGGCTCGCGGGCAACCCGTTCTACAACGCCCTCAACCCGTCCGACCCGATGAACCGGTACTTCGCCTACGGCGTGCGCAACTCCTTCGGCCTGACGTTCGATCCGCTCACCGGCGACCTGTGGGACACCGAGAACGGGCCGAACGTCTTCGATGAGGTGAACCGGGTCACCCCCGGCTTCAACAGCGGCTGGAACCAGATCATGGGGCGGGACGTGGACGATCCGCAGGGCCAGGCCGATCTCTGGGTCGCTCCCGGGTCGGCTTACAGCGATCCCGAGTTTTCGTGGAACGTCCCGGTCGCGCCGACCGCCCCGGTGTTTCCCTCGAGCCCGATCCTCGGCTGCGGCCAGCTGCACACGCTGCTCGTGGGGGACAACAACTGCGGCCAGCTCTACCGCTTCAGGCCGAACGCCGCGCGCGACGCCCTGACGTTCTCTTCGCCGGCCCTGCAGGACACCGTGGCGAACAACGCCGGCGCGGTCTGCTCGGACGAGATGGCCGAGATCCTGTTCGGGAGCGGCTTCCCGGTGATCACCGACCTCGAGAACGGCCCGGACGGCAAGCTGTACGTCGTGGCCCTGAATTCCGGGGCGATCTACCGGCTCGGTCCCAAGGCCGGCGCCTTCCCGGACGCCGACGGCGACCGGGCCGACGACCGCTGCGACTGCGCCCCTTCGGATGCGGGGGCCTTCGCGAGGCCGTTCGAGGTCCCGCGGCTGCGCGCGGCGGGGGGCGCTCCGGCCGATCTGATCTGGGATACCCAGGCGGCGACCGCCGGTCCGGCCACCGCCTACACGGTCGTGACGGGCGACGCGAGGGCCCTCAGGCCGGACGGCGGATTCGCCTCGGCGTGCACCTTGGCCCGCGGCCTCGCCGCGACGTCCCTCACCGACGCGCGCCCCGACCCGCCGGCCGGGTCGGCGACCTACTACCTCGTGCGCGCCGAGAACGCCTGCGCCGACGGCACGTTCGGCGACGGCAGCGGCTCGCCCGACCCTAGGGACCTCCTCGACGCGACGCTTCCAGCCGCGTGCCCGGGAGGCGTGCAGACCGGCGGCGCGTACATCACCTTCCGCATCGTCAACGAATCGCTGACCGCCTGGATCACGAACGGCCCCTTCATCGACCGCGCGAAGGAGCTTCTCTCGACCGGCGCGCGCCAGATCCCGGTGTTCGGCACCCTCCTCGACGGCCAGACCTCCGACCCGCAGTGGACCTGGCACGTCGATCCGCAGAACGTCTCCTTCGCCGACGCCGCCATCGAGCTGTGCGACGGCCTGCCCTCCCACATCGAGGCGAACAAGGCCTACTGGCTGGGGACTGTCGGCTCGTACTGCCCGTGGTCGGCGGCCGTCAGCGCGGTGGACGATCGACGGTAG
- a CDS encoding antitoxin Xre/MbcA/ParS toxin-binding domain-containing protein: protein MASTHAREARKLAMLLGGRKTLAHAVSEPGDFQDAIRKGLPFGTFEVLMRVLGIRALDLARLLGLAARTLARRKSGGELSPAESDRLYRIARLALTAAEVLGTPEKAREWLHRRNRALGGITPISCLDTAVGERQVEDLLGRIEHGISS, encoded by the coding sequence ATGGCATCCACCCACGCAAGAGAAGCCCGGAAGCTGGCGATGCTGCTGGGCGGCCGCAAGACCCTGGCGCACGCGGTCAGCGAGCCGGGAGATTTCCAGGACGCCATTCGCAAGGGGTTGCCATTCGGCACGTTCGAGGTCCTCATGCGCGTGCTTGGAATCCGCGCGCTGGATCTCGCGCGGCTCCTGGGTCTGGCGGCGCGGACGCTGGCCCGGAGAAAGTCCGGCGGCGAGCTGTCGCCCGCCGAATCGGATCGCCTCTATCGCATCGCGCGCCTCGCCCTGACGGCCGCCGAGGTGCTGGGGACCCCCGAGAAGGCCCGGGAGTGGCTGCATCGGAGGAACCGAGCGCTGGGGGGAATCACGCCGATCAGTTGTCTTGACACGGCTGTCGGTGAGCGGCAGGTCGAGGACCTGCTGGGGCGGATCGAGCATGGGATCTCCAGCTAG